From a single Scylla paramamosain isolate STU-SP2022 chromosome 28, ASM3559412v1, whole genome shotgun sequence genomic region:
- the LOC135114788 gene encoding uncharacterized protein LOC135114788 — translation MWGQQEMMEVGDEVIIQDLPLHPTKSNSTSHHKTLPHTEMMKLEEEEEEEEPDIQDVPLHLIQRNFLCHHKTDKIPDRGRNAMVIYTKKGQGADEHMVLFPNSERVDALVECHKWDWTEDTSPDTMETLKEIKKQAVTKVKRETKIKKAFSAQSPAFAQHATLSKLQQWKTHGKFKAKSSKIPEITGYSDTYDWDGHFNLPPNLTFSRERHYLRMARLAEMEESDEHTPLEDIDIPLPTTPDELFDKIDGPEEV, via the coding sequence ATGTGGGGACAGCAAGAGATGATGGAGGTGGGGGATGAAGTAATAATACAAGACCTGCCACTTCACCCAACTAAGAGCAACTCTACTAGTCACCACAAGACTCTACCACATACAGAGATGATGAaactagaagaggaggaggaggaggaggaacccgATATACAAGATGTGCCTCTTCACCTGATTCAGCGGAACTTCCTCTGTCACCACAAGACAGACAAAATACCAGACAGGGGAAGAAATGCCATGGTGATATACACGAAGAAGGGACAGGGTGCTGATGAACACATGGTCCTCTTCCCCAACTCCGAAAGAGTGGATGCCCTGGTGGAGTGTCACAAATGGGACTGGACAGAAGACACAAGCCCAGATACTATGGAGACCCTTAAGGAAATCAAAAAGCAGGCAGTAACTAAAGTAAAACGAGAGACAAAGATTAAAAAGGCCTTCTCAGCCCAATCTCCAGCCTTTGCCCAACATGCCACCTTAAGCAAGCTACAACAGTGGAAGACTCATGGAAAATTCAAAGCAAAATCATCAAAAATTCCAGAAATTACTGGGTACTCTGACACTTATGACTGGGATGGTCATTTTAATCTGCCTCCCAACTTGACTTTCTCACGTGAGCGACACTACCTGAGGATGGCAAGGCTGGCAGAAATGGAAGAATCTGACGAACACACTCCATTAGAAGACATAGACATCCCGTTACCAACGACTCCAGATGAACTCTTTGACAAAATCGATGGACCAGAAGAAgtttaa
- the LOC135114789 gene encoding nucleolar protein 6-like, with protein MKHKAGIDEVMDKDYESEDAGFDDDEEEEDVDEEEDDDNDDIDEEQDEQNKNNKRTQQEQGGKHTKHGKVKDSHTNLYKPPTMDELNMLRETQMLYHSNLFRMQMEELLAEVSVKEKRRQQFSQWLTKLSAHLTSLPEFSPIELNDNHKLARKGIHDPLLETMPKITGNITFAAPTKIEVVGSFASGTVTTVNPTIDVMMILPRKCVNASDWRNGRWLAKRIRYLSWVAKSLLDKTDIVQKQCWTTHLGVPCRPVLQITPSGDFGKKWKVNLYPVPDQESFKLTKFSPERSNLEPSWFFPGDTGAKYSGDEQPSTPHYNWACAVDVAMQQQQQLIMDCLGNKRNLTQGIQLIKIWLSQRDLDKGIGSFSGHMVTLFVIHLLQSHKINSQMSPYQVFRNAVLNIGSVDWTVKGINMCPTQDKTPSLDTFHQLYEVVFVDPSGLLNLAAMMITADFQRIQYESQLAIAFLNSSAADSFESLFIKKVEMFQMSDQFLCVRLKKKEGIKALSMKKSNHLQHTLDWLGDARRVLWSCMLAVLSEGLTERKTLIAPRRETSCVWQVDHPPPQHSWSLELGLVLDPASAWALLTKGPSAESPEAEHFKLFWGEQCSLRRFQDGSFHEAVLWGAPSLSQAQRRLIPEKICKDVLYRHCGIHEENVTYIAKQMEMILHWPEYKMAFEYATGEEATQQAIQAFDSLSRKLRSLDLPLKITAVQPKSDVNRHSRVFPPLAVAMPTSGQAVEVAGDHLLFSGHEGPSAVFKYAMEVIIFLEISGKWPDDLDAIQAIKAEFHSKMCDLLSKDNITAIVFPGFLQILWMGYFFRVQVCYLREIYLQRLVETPEGDWKEQETAAATQLELEIETLPRLTTALASIQADHPSFSGGVRLCKRWAAAQLLIPHIPSIAVELLVAYLYLNPAPYSPPHTPHAAFFRFLKLLERTDWKTTPILVNLNEEFSVEDVTELSRRFTSQRATLPDLFLVTPYDLHPVARSDIVGALDRRYKHASLWTKGSASLQILYRSKQLAEAALNFLNKNLLSSHMDIKTVFRPNFSDFDVTIELNTSELSRRFETLDWKPKKSFKLKQYEKKSGEVMPIVMFDVAQMYLQELQNAFGYLALFFYDEHGGESIGVVWKPHALQMQELKIGGMEGHRLVGVKEVKQVPNLEAILEDFKVLGAGLVHEVQVKNT; from the exons ATGAAACACAAAGCTGGAATTGACGAG GTCATGGATAAGGATTATGAAAGTGAAGATGCCGgctttgatgatgatgaggaggaggaggatgtagatgaagaagaggatgatgataatgatgacattgatgaggaacaggatgaacaaaataaaaacaacaagcGAACTCAGCAGGAGCAG ggaggaaaacacaccaaacatgGGAAAGTTAAGGACAGTCACACCAACTTGTACAAACCACCAACAATGGATGAGTTGAACATGCTCAGAGAAACCCAGATGTTGTACCATTCCAATCTCTTCCGCATGCAG ATGGAGGAACTGCTTGCTGAAGTGAGTGTGAAGGAGAAACGTCGCCAGCAGTTTTCACAGTGGCTTACAAAGTTGTCAGCTCACCTCACCTCCTTACCTGAGTTTAGTCCAATTGAG TTAAATGATAACCACAAGTTGGCCAGGAAGGGCATTCATGATCCTCTGCTGGAGACAATGCCAAAGATCACTGGAAACATCACCTTTGCTGCTCCAACAAAGATAGAAGTGGTTGGCTCCTTTGCATCTGGCACTGTCACCACTGTGAATCCCACCATTGATGTCATGATGATTCTTCCAAGG AAGTGTGTTAATGCGTCTGACTGGCGGAATGGAAGGTGGCTGGCAAAGCGTATTCGATACTTGTCATGGGTTGCCAAGAGCCTGCTAGACAAGACAGATATTGTCCAGAAACAGTGCTGGACAACACACTTAGGGGTGCCTTGTCGACCCGTCTTACAA ATCACACCTTCTGGAGACTttgggaagaaatggaaagtgaATTTGTACCCTGTACCAGACCAGGAGAGCTTCAAATTAACAAAATTTTCACCTGAACGGAGTAATCTGGAGCCCAGCTGGTTCTTTCCTGGAGATACTGGAG CAAAGTACTCAGGTGATGAACAACCCTCAACACCTCACTACAACTGGGCCTGTGCTGTTGATGTGgcaatgcagcagcagcagcagctcatCATGGATTGCTTGGGTAACAAAAGAAACCTTACTCAAGGGATACAACTCATCAAAATATGGCTATCACAGAGAGACTTAGACAAG GGAATAGGCAGCTTTTCTGGTCACATGGTCACCCTGTTTGTGATTCACCTCCTGCAGTCCCACAAGATCAACTCTCAGATGTCGCCCTATCAGGTGTTTCGAAATGCAGTGCTTAACATCG GGTCTGTTGACTGGACGGTGAAGGGAATCAACATGTGCCCCACGCAGGACAAGACTCCCTCACTGGACACATTTCACCAGCTGTATGAGGTGGTGTTTGTTGATCCCTCAGGCCTCCTCAACTTGGCAGCTATGATGATCACTGCAGATTTCCAGAGG ATCCAATATGAGAGTCAGCTGGCAATAGCTTTCCTGAATTCCTCTGCTGCTGACAGTTTTGAGTCTCTCTTCATCAAAAAAGTTGAGATGTTCCAGATGAGTGACCAGTTTCTGTGTGTTAG attgaagaagaaagaagggattaAGGCACTCAGCATGAAGAAGAGCAACCACCTGCAGCACACCCTGGACTGGCTGGGTGATGCTAGGCGGGTGCTGTGGTCCTGCATGCTGGCCGTGCTCAGTGAAGGGCTCACAGAAAGAAAGACTCTCATTGCACCAAGAAGAGAGACTTCATGTGTATGGCAGGTGGACCACCCTCCACCTCAACATTCCTGGTCACTAGAGTTAGGACTTGTTCTTGACCCGGCCTCAGCCTGGGCACTGCTCACCAAG ggacCCTCAGCAGAATCTCCTGAAGCTGAACATTTCAAGCTGTTTTGGGGTGAGCAGTGTTCCCTGAGAAGGTTCCAGGATGGCAGCTTCCATGAGGCTGTTCTCTGGGGTGCCCCTAGTCTGTCGCAGGCACAGCGCCGCCTCATTCCTGAAAAAATCTGTAAAGATGTTTTGTATCGCCACTGTGGAATCCATGAAGAAAATGTTACATACATTGCCAAACAGATGGAGATGATTCTACATTGGCCAGAATATAAAATGGCATTTGA GTATGCGACTGGAGAAGAGGCCACACAGCAGGCCATACAGGCTTTTGATTCCCTGTCAAGAAAGTTGCGTTCACTCGACCTTCCTCTGAAAATCACTGCGGTGCAGCCAAAGTCAGATGTCAACAGGCATTCCAGGGTCTTCCCACCTCTGGCAGTAGCAATGCCCACCTCAGGACAG gCAGTTGAAGTGGCTGGAGATCATCTGCTGTTTTCTGGACATGAGGGACCAAGTGCAGTGTTCAAATATGCCATGGAAG taattatcTTCTTGGAAATAAGTGGAAAGTGGCCTGATGACTTGGATGCAATTCAGGCCATAAAAGCTGAGTTCCACTCCAAGATGTGTGACTTGCTTTCAAAGGACAACATCACAGCCATCGTATTCCCTGGCTTCTTGCAGATTCTCTGG ATGGGCTATTTTTTCCGAGTACAAGTCTGCTATTTACGAGAGATCTACCTGCAACGCCTGGTGGAGACTCCTGAAGGGGACTGGAAGGAGCAGGAGACAGCAGCTGCAACACAACTAGAACTGGAGATAGAAACACTACCCCGATTAACAACAGCATTGGCAAG cATTCAAGCAGATCACCCAAGTTTCAGTGGAGGTGTGCGTCTCTGCAAACGATGGGCAGCAGCACAGCTTCTGATACCTCACATTCCCTCCATCGCTGTGGAACTCCTGGTGGCCTATTTGTACTTGAATCCAGCCCCTTATTCCCCTCCTCACACACCCCATGCAGCCTTCTTCAGGTTCCTCAAGCTGCTGGAACGGACAGACTGGAAGACTACTCCCATCCTTGTGAATTTAAATGAGGAGTTTTCAG ttgAGGATGTGACAGAACTCAGTCGCCGTTTCACATCCCAGCGGGCAACTCTGCCAGACTTGTTCTTGGTGACTCCCTATGATCTCCATCCAGTGGCGAGGTCAGACATTGTGGGTGCTCTGGACCGGCGGTACAAGCACGCCTCCCTATGGACCAAGGGATCAGCATCACTGCAAATTTTGTACCGCAGTAAGCAGCTGGCTGAAGCTGCACTCAACTTTTTGAACAAGAATTTGTTGAGCAGCCACATGGATATAAAG ACAGTCTTCCGCCCAAATTTCAGTGACTTTGATGTCACCATTGAACTAAATACCAGTGAATTGAGTCGGCGTTTTGAAACCCTAGACTGGAAGCCAAAAAAATCTTTTAAACTTAAGCAGTACGAGAAAAAATCAGGGGAAGTGATGCCCATTGTGATGTTTGATGTTGCACAGATGTATCTCCAGGAACTACAG AATGCTTTTGGCTACCTGGCACTCTTCTTCTATGATGAGCACGGCGGAGAGTCCATCGGTGTGGTGTGGAAGCCTCATGCTCTTCAGATGCAGGAGCTGAAG ATTGGTGGCATGGAGGGGCATCGGCTGGTTGGGGTGAAGGAAGTCAAACAAGTACCCAATTTAGAAGCAATCTTGGAGGACTTTAAGGTTCTTGGTGCTGGCCTTGTTCATGAAGTTCAAGTGAAAAACACCTGA
- the LOC135114791 gene encoding myosin-2 heavy chain-like has protein sequence MSRMEIELNSMNNTSDGSPAVNGSENEQKSITALDELLEQELKEDDSVDCFIKRVGDASEDSSEFGLNYEEAPVVSSSAFYSPKEDTSTDNNSLLEKEFEDTLNKGQEVPFTSDTDNLPSGEEETAGEEETAGEEETAGEEETAGEEETAGEEETAGEEETAGEEETAGEEETAKDDIPATNTGVEDIHEGTKETEDKGKAELESKMDTDSMQNEENEESMITEEADNEVKDQVDEKECVVEDEPKEKETGDEVPDLTEMKSPSEAPNSDTDQTEKDTDGQSTKAHSTKEGHRDVLYLVFHPKEQENKKCEKSKESLVKVQCSETSTTSGSVIKINTGADKSVAKAVPSIASGSETKKGQEVGKSIIVKKITAKIVKDSNTATTKAGNEHEVNDRTSEQPLCSTKPSEPEEQPQNKSDDTKGGQSEKQTLNDDAGNVKTEKPKIILTKKVYGNRRSPRKAKIPTTEDGGATNMDTQDHHNNIDNKKGSEGKTLSDKLKLKGNESGESTEKRTANIGTLKRKFEEICRISREEEGAAIEEIKKMKKETLDVLKKINAEMEKLKKVFLARK, from the coding sequence ATGTCAAGGATGGAAATAGAGCTGAACAGCATGAACAACACCAGTGATGGGAGTCCAGCTGTCAATGGGAGTGAAAATGAGCAGAAGAGCATAACAGCCCTCGATGAATTACTGGAACAGGAACTCAAGGAAGACGATTCAGTTGACTGTTTCATCAAGAGAGTTGGGGATGCAAGTGAAGACAGCTCAGAATTTGGCCTGAATTATGAGGAGGCACCAGTTGTATCCAGCTCTGCCTTCTACAGTCCCAAGGAAGATACAAGCACAGATAACAATTCTCTGTTGGAAAAGGAGTTTGAAGACACGCTAAACAAGGGTCAGGAAGTGCCTTTCACTAGTGACACAGACAATCTCCCAAGTGGTGAGGAAGAAACTGCTGGTGAAGAAGAAACTGCTGGCGAGGAAGAAACTGCTGGCGAGGAAGAAACTGCTGGTGAGGAAGAAACTGCTGGCGAGGAAGAAACTGCTGGCGAGGAAGAAACTGCTGGGGAGGAAGAAACTGCTGGTGAGGAAGAAACTGCAAAAGATGACATACCTGCAACAAACACAGGTGTGGAAGATATTCATGAAGGTAcaaaagaaactgaagacaaAGGGAAAGCTGAACTGGAAAGTAAAATGGATACAGATTCTATGCagaatgaagagaatgaagaaagcaTGATTACTGAAGAGGCAGACAATGAAGTGAAGGATCAGGTTGATGAAAAGGAGTGTGTTGTGGAGGATGAaccaaaggaaaaggaaactggTGATGAAGTGCCTGATTTGACAGAGATGAAGTCACCATCAGAAGCACCTAACAGTGACACTGACCAAACAGAAAAAGATACTGATGGCCAGAGTACAAAAGCTCACAGTACCAAAGAGGGTCACAGGGATGTATTATATCTTGTATTCCATccaaaagaacaagagaacaaaAAGTGTGAGAAATCTAAGGAAAGTCTGGTAAAGGTGCAGTGCAGTGAGACCTCAACAACAAGTGGCAGTGTCATAAAAATTAACACAGGTGCTGACAAATCTGTAGCCAAGGCAGTGCCCAGTATTGCCTCTGGCAGTGAAACTAAGAAAGGTCAAGAAGTTGGTAAATCAATCATTGTCAAGAAAATTACTGCCAAAATTGTAAAGGACAGCAACACAGCCACAACAAAGGCAGGTAATGAACATGAAGTTAATGACCGTACAAGTGAACAGCCATTGTGCAGCACAAAGCCCTCTGAACCAGAAGAGCAACCACAAAATAAATCTGATGACACAAAAGGAGGACAGTCAGAGAAACAAACACTTAATGATGATGCTGGTAATGTGAAAACTGAAAAGCCCAAGATAATTTTAACTAAAAAGGTTTATGGAAATCGTAGAAGTCCCCGAAAAGCAAAAATTCCTACCACAGAGGATGGAGGTGCCACAAATATGGACACACAAGACCATCACAATaatatagataataaaaaaggtAGTGAAGGGAAAACCCTGTCAGACAAGCTGAAacttaaaggaaatgaaagtggTGAGAGTACTGAGAAGAGAACAGCAAACATTGGAACTctgaaaagaaaatttgaagaAATATGCCGGATATCACGGGAAGAAGAGGGTGCTGCAatagaagaaattaagaaaatgaaaaaggaaactttagatgtTCTCAAAAAGATTAATGCAGAAATGGAAAAACTTAAAAAGGTTTTTTTGGCAAGGAAGTAA
- the LOC135114787 gene encoding 3-oxoacyl-[acyl-carrier-protein] reductase FabG-like, with protein MAASVGSGLKEKVALITGATSGIGRECAIELAKEGCYVTISGRNTAALEEVSKVCQEAGLPQDKVLSVTADLCKDEDCELVVSATVFHFGRLDVLVNSAGTLVPGGIEKITMEDYDQQMNMNTRSVFLLMKLVLPHILKTKGNIVNISSVTGLRAFPDVVAYNMSKAALDQLTRTVALEVASRGVRVNAVNPGVIITEVHKRAGMTDESYAKFLEHSKTTHAMGRVGEAWEVARAVVFLASENAAFITGTTLPIDGGRSVMCPR; from the exons ATGGCTGCTTCTGTTGGGTCAGGACTGAAGGAGAAGGTGGCACTCATCACAG GTGCCACCTCTGGCATAGGGCGGGAGTGTGCCATTGAGCTGGCCAAGGAGGGCTGCTACGTGACCATCAGCGGCCGCAACACTGCCGCCCTGGAGGAGGTGTCCAAGGTGTGCCAGGAAGCAGGTCTCCCTCAGGATAAG GTGCTGAGTGTGACGGCAGATTTGTGCAAGGATGAGGACTGTGAGCTTGTGGTGTCTGCCACTGTATTTCACTTTGGACGGCTTGATGTCTTAGTTAACAGTGCTG GCACTCTGGTTCCTGGTGGCATAGAGAAAATCACAATGGAAGATTATGACCAGCAGATGAACATGAATACACGGTCGGTATTCCTGCTGATGAAGCTGGTACTACCTCATATTCTGAAGACCAAAGGAAACATTGTCAACATATCCTCAGTAACTGGACTCAGAGCA TTCCCAGATGTGGTGGCATACAACATGAGTAAGGCAGCACTGGACCAGCTGACACGCACAGTGGCCCTGGAGGTGGCCAGCCGGGGGGTGAGGGTCAATGCCGTCAATCCTGGCGTCATCATCACCGAAGTACATAAGCGGGCCGGCATGACTGATGAAAGCTATGCCAAG TTTCTGGAACACAGCAAGACAACACATGCCATGGGACGTGTGGGAGAGGCCTGGGAGGTTGCCCGAGCTGTGGTGTTCCTTGCCTCGGAAAACGCTGCCTTCATCACAGGCACCACACTACCCATTGACGGCGGGCGCTCTGTGATGTGCCCGCGCTAA